In a single window of the Synechococcus sp. WH 8016 genome:
- a CDS encoding polysaccharide biosynthesis tyrosine autokinase: protein MSNLSAQPNPQAVDGLLQVDGSDEIDLRDLWRALKRRKKLVGVTAAGVISLTCVSTAYQRIFRPVYQGSFALLITDPISNDSGNNSASAGGLNGSMFEELARNTTSNDLPTLIELLQSPLLLSPIAERFDLSENGLASRITITTGGEKRTEAEGILRVSLVGRDKDEDQQLLTALSDTYLKVALQERQQRLADGLNFLNKQAPALEAKTEQIQSEVAAFRIKHSLLEPTAEGGALRQQEAGLSSQVLALQAGRNRLSKVREEIANGTLTARGFQEAIGGMGNGLTAGGGVQGLTISDVDQSLLQQLLKVETELAEARSTYKPNSSMVTGLEERINQLKPLLLRNQLEAVDAALNLNNGRLQTAQQQVAQLNAQFLKQPALIKQYEALQTRLTIANQNLAGLVSARENFQLEIAQRSVPWRVIDPPEINPNPIKPSIPRNLALGTLLGLVAGAGAGLLRDRKDHVFHSPGEVKAEIGDLPLLGHIPYVDFFKGVREDKRFPLKELDSETQADVGETERKAARYQRFFYQEAFRNLFTSLRFLNSDRPLRSIALTSSLPAEGKSLVNTLLAKTLAEMGQRVLLIDADLRKPQLHTRLGLNNLRGLSNVLTDDSSHWRQALQPINGYEGWSVMTAGRRPPDPTRLLSSKRMHQLVEDLGKSEEFDLILFDTPPVLGLADAALVAEHCDGLMLLVSLDRVDRSLPKEAINRIRSSGAPLLGIVTNAIKQEQQGSSAYGYGQYGYGKYGYGYGYGYGYGGYGYAAYDTTSAYAHYADVDDAEDSTDSAGPQSSQRDQDKKNKSLTLSERLKARRAQFMRWVDN, encoded by the coding sequence ATGAGCAACCTGTCTGCACAACCCAATCCACAAGCGGTTGACGGCTTGCTTCAGGTTGATGGAAGTGATGAGATCGATTTGCGTGATTTGTGGCGTGCCCTGAAGCGCCGCAAGAAGTTAGTTGGCGTCACTGCCGCTGGGGTGATCTCGCTCACCTGCGTGTCCACGGCATATCAAAGGATCTTTCGGCCTGTCTACCAAGGCTCGTTTGCGCTCCTGATTACAGATCCGATCAGTAATGATTCAGGCAACAACTCAGCTTCAGCAGGTGGGCTCAACGGCTCGATGTTTGAGGAGCTAGCACGCAACACCACCAGCAATGACCTGCCCACCCTGATCGAACTACTGCAGAGCCCCCTACTGCTGAGTCCGATCGCCGAGCGCTTCGATCTCAGCGAAAACGGACTGGCTTCCCGCATCACGATCACCACAGGTGGTGAAAAACGGACAGAAGCAGAAGGCATTCTTAGAGTGAGCTTGGTGGGCCGAGACAAAGACGAAGACCAGCAATTGTTGACCGCGCTGAGTGACACCTATTTGAAAGTAGCCCTGCAGGAACGCCAACAGCGTCTTGCTGACGGTTTGAATTTTCTGAATAAACAGGCTCCTGCCCTTGAAGCAAAGACCGAACAAATTCAATCCGAGGTTGCTGCCTTCCGCATCAAGCATTCCTTGCTCGAACCTACTGCTGAGGGTGGCGCACTAAGGCAGCAAGAAGCTGGATTGTCGAGCCAAGTGCTCGCGCTGCAAGCCGGTCGCAATCGGCTCTCCAAAGTGCGCGAAGAAATTGCCAACGGAACGCTCACAGCACGGGGATTTCAGGAAGCAATTGGTGGCATGGGCAACGGCCTGACTGCAGGCGGAGGCGTACAAGGCCTCACCATTAGCGATGTGGACCAAAGTCTGCTGCAACAGCTTCTCAAAGTTGAGACAGAGCTAGCAGAAGCTCGCTCCACCTATAAGCCCAACTCGTCAATGGTTACGGGATTGGAAGAGCGCATCAATCAACTCAAACCATTGTTATTACGCAACCAGCTCGAGGCGGTTGATGCAGCCCTCAATCTCAACAACGGCCGCCTGCAAACGGCTCAACAACAAGTAGCTCAACTCAATGCCCAATTTCTCAAACAACCGGCCTTGATCAAGCAATACGAAGCCCTGCAAACCCGCTTAACCATCGCCAATCAAAATCTGGCCGGTCTTGTGAGTGCTCGAGAAAACTTTCAATTGGAAATTGCCCAGCGCAGCGTTCCTTGGCGCGTGATCGATCCTCCTGAAATCAATCCAAATCCCATCAAGCCATCCATTCCCAGAAATCTGGCCCTAGGCACATTGCTTGGCTTGGTGGCTGGAGCGGGGGCAGGTCTGTTGCGCGATCGCAAAGATCATGTCTTCCACAGTCCAGGTGAGGTGAAAGCAGAGATAGGAGATCTCCCCTTGCTGGGCCATATCCCCTACGTGGACTTTTTTAAAGGCGTTCGAGAAGACAAGCGTTTTCCCCTGAAAGAACTCGACAGTGAAACCCAAGCCGATGTTGGTGAGACCGAGAGAAAAGCAGCTCGCTACCAACGCTTTTTTTATCAGGAAGCGTTCCGCAACCTCTTCACATCCCTCCGTTTCCTGAACAGCGACAGGCCCCTGCGCTCGATCGCACTGACCAGCTCCTTACCAGCAGAGGGCAAATCCCTAGTGAACACTCTGCTTGCCAAAACCTTGGCAGAAATGGGGCAACGGGTCCTACTGATCGACGCTGACTTACGCAAACCCCAACTGCATACCCGTCTGGGTCTTAACAATCTTCGTGGCTTATCCAATGTCTTAACGGACGATTCGAGCCATTGGCGCCAAGCCCTTCAGCCCATTAATGGCTACGAAGGCTGGTCAGTCATGACCGCCGGTCGCCGGCCACCAGATCCAACCCGGCTTTTGAGCTCGAAACGGATGCATCAATTGGTAGAGGACTTAGGCAAAAGTGAGGAATTTGATCTGATTTTGTTTGACACCCCACCGGTGCTTGGCCTAGCCGATGCCGCTTTGGTTGCCGAGCACTGTGATGGTTTGATGTTGCTCGTGAGCCTCGATCGAGTGGATCGAAGCCTTCCCAAGGAAGCTATCAATCGCATCCGCTCGAGCGGTGCCCCCTTGCTTGGAATTGTCACCAACGCGATTAAACAAGAGCAGCAAGGCTCCTCTGCCTATGGCTATGGGCAATATGGCTACGGCAAATATGGATATGGATATGGATATGGATATGGATATGGAGGCTACGGTTACGCCGCTTACGACACCACATCGGCCTATGCCCACTACGCCGATGTGGACGATGCTGAGGACAGCACTGATTCAGCTGGGCCGCAATCGTCTCAGCGTGATCAAGACAAGAAAAATAAATCCCTCACGTTGAGTGAACGGTTGAAGGCTCGCAGGGCCCAATTCATGCGCTGGGTGGATAATTAA
- a CDS encoding dual specificity protein phosphatase family protein, giving the protein MAVEPSTTQSIQRFRINWVLINDLAIGPAPRAERHIQRLKAAGIHGVLSLCSLEEAKPPQGFTDQFQCQRILLPDHRSPEVLTLHQLKSSLIALSELRQQGPVFVHCVAAVERSPLICMAWLVQQQQLNPSEALDYLMQVHPGSNPLPRQLALLKQLNETQNQ; this is encoded by the coding sequence ATGGCTGTTGAGCCCAGCACAACACAATCCATTCAACGCTTCCGCATCAACTGGGTCCTAATCAACGATCTAGCCATTGGTCCAGCACCAAGGGCAGAACGGCACATACAGCGTTTAAAAGCAGCCGGAATTCATGGAGTACTGAGCTTGTGTTCTCTTGAAGAAGCAAAACCCCCTCAAGGATTCACAGATCAATTCCAATGCCAACGCATATTGCTGCCGGACCATCGCAGCCCCGAGGTTCTCACACTGCATCAACTCAAGAGCTCTCTAATCGCTCTATCTGAACTGCGCCAGCAAGGCCCAGTCTTTGTGCACTGCGTAGCAGCTGTTGAACGCTCGCCCTTGATTTGTATGGCTTGGTTGGTACAACAACAACAGCTCAATCCTTCTGAAGCGCTCGACTATCTGATGCAAGTTCACCCCGGCAGCAACCCATTGCCGAGGCAACTTGCTCTGCTGAAGCAGCTTAATGAGACGCAAAATCAATAG